A stretch of Paenibacillus mucilaginosus 3016 DNA encodes these proteins:
- a CDS encoding SgrR family transcriptional regulator: MQTVLPYLELRRMFSEQEAETPFPVTVDRLAGIWHCTPRYVKAIVRTLHEQGWIEWQPGRGRGHTSTLTLRMDADELLLQEVRRRMEQGEVQEAMELLNRFGGPAVKDRFLDWMSEGIGFSTQQVSDTVQETLRLPVYRSITTLDPGLVYYAFDCHLARQVFHTLVEYDDEQGRVLPGIAHSWESRSDAAEWTFHLRKGILFHHGRELTAEDVVYTLSRLRDNPARFAGGWRFQGISQLEALNRKTVRIRLREPNHLLPRFLSTIPAAVVPREVVERDEAGFAQVPVGTGPFRVVSRTGGRCVLEAFPAHFRGRAHLDRVELLILAGLDAGRLKEPDWTSIMTSHGENSSASREALLSGGSGWNSLETRFTCCSLLVFNQAKPGPQRHPAFREALHHMLDREALIAELGGDRICPAHGFQPKPSGRGDTAAGTQKRSGPDIAALLEESGCGGEPLKLVTYPYHEADARWIAERAASFGVQVELTVRSTAEWGDTASLAEYDCQLYGVVVGGDEVRELELYLQGNFFAPLWDEATAEAVRQEAAGIFREAEEAGRRERLAKLEQRIRETHAVLFLVHKSTNTAFHQSVRGVRVNSYGWVDFDRIWFHPEPE, from the coding sequence ATGCAGACGGTGCTCCCCTATTTGGAGCTGAGACGGATGTTCAGCGAACAGGAAGCAGAGACGCCCTTCCCGGTCACGGTCGACAGGCTCGCGGGAATCTGGCACTGCACGCCCCGCTATGTCAAGGCGATTGTCCGCACCCTGCACGAGCAGGGCTGGATCGAATGGCAGCCCGGCCGGGGCCGGGGGCATACCTCGACACTGACCCTGCGGATGGATGCCGACGAGCTGCTGCTGCAGGAGGTCCGCCGCCGGATGGAGCAGGGGGAGGTCCAGGAAGCCATGGAGCTACTGAACCGCTTCGGCGGACCTGCCGTCAAGGACCGGTTCCTGGACTGGATGTCGGAGGGCATCGGCTTCTCCACCCAGCAGGTGTCGGATACGGTGCAGGAGACGCTCCGCCTGCCTGTCTACCGGTCGATCACTACGCTCGATCCGGGTCTTGTGTATTACGCGTTCGACTGTCACCTGGCCAGACAGGTGTTCCATACGTTAGTCGAGTATGATGATGAGCAGGGGAGGGTCCTGCCCGGAATAGCCCACTCCTGGGAGAGCCGCAGTGATGCGGCGGAGTGGACGTTTCACCTGCGGAAAGGGATTCTGTTCCATCACGGGCGGGAGCTGACCGCAGAGGATGTGGTGTATACGCTGAGCCGGCTGAGGGACAATCCCGCGCGCTTTGCGGGAGGCTGGAGGTTTCAGGGCATCTCGCAGCTCGAAGCGCTGAACCGCAAAACGGTCCGGATCCGTCTCAGGGAGCCGAATCACCTGCTTCCCCGCTTCCTGAGCACCATCCCTGCGGCGGTCGTTCCTCGGGAGGTGGTGGAACGGGACGAAGCGGGCTTTGCCCAGGTGCCTGTGGGAACGGGACCGTTCCGGGTGGTGAGCCGCACCGGCGGACGGTGCGTACTCGAAGCCTTCCCGGCCCACTTCCGGGGCCGGGCGCACCTGGACCGCGTGGAGCTGCTCATCCTGGCGGGACTGGATGCCGGCCGGCTGAAGGAGCCCGACTGGACGTCCATCATGACGTCGCACGGGGAGAACTCCAGCGCTTCGCGTGAGGCGCTGCTCAGCGGAGGCAGCGGCTGGAACAGCCTCGAGACCCGGTTCACCTGCTGCTCCCTGCTCGTGTTCAACCAGGCGAAGCCGGGGCCGCAGCGGCATCCCGCATTCCGCGAAGCGCTGCATCATATGCTGGACCGGGAAGCGCTGATCGCCGAGCTGGGGGGTGACCGGATCTGCCCGGCCCACGGCTTCCAGCCGAAGCCGTCCGGGAGGGGGGACACCGCCGCCGGAACGCAGAAGCGCAGCGGTCCGGACATTGCGGCGCTCCTTGAGGAGAGCGGCTGCGGGGGAGAGCCCCTGAAGCTGGTGACCTATCCTTATCACGAGGCGGATGCCCGGTGGATTGCAGAGCGTGCAGCATCGTTCGGCGTGCAGGTCGAGCTCACGGTCCGAAGCACGGCCGAATGGGGCGATACGGCCTCGCTCGCAGAGTACGACTGCCAGCTGTACGGCGTGGTGGTTGGAGGCGATGAAGTGCGGGAGCTGGAGCTTTACCTGCAGGGCAACTTTTTTGCTCCGCTCTGGGATGAGGCGACTGCCGAGGCCGTGAGGCAGGAGGCGGCGGGGATCTTCCGGGAGGCGGAGGAGGCCGGGCGCAGGGAGAGACTGGCGAAGCTGGAGCAGAGGATTCGGGAGACGCATGCGGTCCTGTTCCTCGTACACAAGTCGACGAACACGGCTTTCCATCAATCCGTCCGCGGCGTCCGGGTCAATTCGTACGGCT
- a CDS encoding MDR family MFS transporter, producing MKTSSQTKTPHRFRIPAFHPVAWGVILGTFLSRTGFFMSIPFLGIYLGKVKGIDPAMVGAILAMSLLVGTLGSFAGGALSDRLGRYPVMITAMSLWSLVFVGFAYADATWLFFVLSALNGLFRNVFEPTARALLADVTPPESRAAAFSARYFAINIGGAIGPLIGLKLGMGGTSSLLPFLISASIYAFYAALLVVFMISFRHLLRGKEATEASVGQMVRIVFTDKVFLYLLLGNFFVAGAYSHLDTTLSQFIGHDRVEVYSNLFSVNAVSVLVLQYPLTKLMKRYTSLTSLKLGCFFFGIGLFGFGLFDDMLLLSLSMILFTTGEILCFVIGDVLIGEIAPESLRGAYYGASGFAFLGQSLCAWIGGMLLQGLGFDQGPVIFGILTLLTFAAFPFFHRGQLLREHPAASAKSQGLTEPV from the coding sequence ATGAAAACAAGTTCGCAAACCAAAACGCCACACCGATTTCGCATTCCTGCCTTTCACCCTGTAGCCTGGGGCGTGATTCTCGGCACCTTTCTGTCCCGGACCGGCTTCTTCATGTCGATCCCGTTCCTCGGGATCTATCTCGGCAAGGTAAAAGGCATCGATCCCGCGATGGTCGGCGCGATCCTGGCCATGAGCCTGCTGGTCGGCACGCTGGGCAGCTTCGCGGGCGGAGCCCTGTCGGACCGCCTGGGAAGGTACCCGGTGATGATCACGGCGATGTCTCTGTGGAGCCTGGTCTTCGTCGGATTCGCTTACGCGGATGCGACCTGGCTGTTCTTCGTGCTCAGCGCCCTGAACGGGCTCTTCCGCAACGTCTTCGAACCTACGGCCCGCGCCCTGCTCGCCGATGTGACGCCGCCCGAGAGCCGCGCCGCCGCCTTCAGCGCCCGCTACTTTGCGATCAATATCGGCGGCGCCATCGGCCCGCTGATCGGTCTGAAGCTCGGGATGGGCGGCACCTCGTCGCTGCTCCCTTTCCTGATCAGCGCCTCGATCTACGCTTTCTATGCCGCGCTGCTCGTCGTCTTCATGATCTCCTTCCGCCACCTGCTCCGGGGCAAAGAGGCGACGGAAGCGTCCGTGGGCCAGATGGTGCGGATCGTATTCACCGACAAAGTGTTCCTATACCTGCTGCTCGGCAATTTCTTCGTGGCCGGCGCCTACTCCCACCTGGACACCACGCTGTCGCAGTTCATCGGCCATGACCGCGTAGAAGTGTACTCCAACCTGTTCTCCGTCAATGCGGTATCCGTACTCGTTCTGCAGTATCCCCTGACGAAGCTCATGAAACGGTATACGTCCCTGACGTCGCTCAAGCTCGGCTGCTTTTTCTTCGGCATCGGGCTCTTCGGATTCGGTCTGTTCGATGACATGCTGCTGCTGTCGCTGTCCATGATCCTGTTCACGACGGGCGAAATTCTGTGCTTCGTGATCGGGGATGTGCTCATTGGAGAAATTGCGCCCGAGTCCCTTCGGGGAGCCTATTATGGCGCAAGCGGCTTCGCTTTTCTGGGACAAAGCCTCTGTGCCTGGATCGGCGGGATGCTCCTCCAGGGTCTCGGCTTTGATCAAGGCCCCGTCATCTTCGGGATTCTGACGCTGCTGACCTTCGCCGCCTTCCCGTTCTTTCACCGGGGGCAGCTCCTTCGGGAGCATCCGGCTGCATCAGCCAAATCGCAGGGGCTGACCGAGCCGGTGTGA
- a CDS encoding ATP-grasp domain-containing protein — MSSKQKIIAFVEPSFYGVSFARAAYEQGHQVVAIVSSKDNPAKYGYEGIYHDLLLADIRDGESIYEAIAASPYFGRLDALIPATDYASHLTAQAAERLGLRGVPYEAALRARNKDLARQAYEQHGVPGAKYRKVGTLEEALEAAGAIGYPVVLKPTNCASSQGVYFINREEELREAFAQLQQFKVTYMDFKVREEYLVEEYIGGPEFSVELFLQEGTPVFAAVTEKRTSPLPYFVEVLHTLPTSVHRESEAALIDTAVSALKAIGLVNGPSHVEVKLSADGPRIIEVNGRPGGDQISSDLLVQAFGIDIFAATVSYYLGEPVEPLLTPSRQRAAAIAYLTADRDGTVAELGGLEAWKESPYAVRSHLAVKPGDEVIVPRSSDDRLGYVITAADTPLEAKEAAQALTARVTITYEEAQLPLANGT, encoded by the coding sequence ATGAGCAGCAAGCAGAAAATCATCGCTTTTGTGGAACCGAGCTTCTACGGGGTGAGCTTCGCGAGAGCGGCATATGAGCAGGGGCATCAGGTAGTGGCCATCGTATCGTCCAAGGACAATCCCGCCAAATACGGTTATGAGGGCATCTATCATGATTTGCTCCTGGCGGACATCCGGGACGGGGAGTCGATCTATGAGGCGATTGCCGCTTCACCGTACTTCGGCAGGCTGGACGCGCTGATTCCGGCGACCGATTATGCGTCGCATCTGACGGCGCAGGCCGCCGAGCGGCTCGGTCTCCGGGGCGTACCGTATGAAGCGGCGCTGCGGGCCCGGAACAAGGACCTGGCGCGTCAGGCCTATGAGCAGCACGGCGTGCCCGGGGCGAAGTACCGGAAAGTCGGCACCTTGGAGGAAGCGCTGGAAGCGGCGGGGGCGATCGGGTACCCGGTCGTCCTCAAGCCTACGAACTGCGCGAGCTCGCAGGGCGTATATTTTATCAATAGGGAAGAGGAACTGCGGGAGGCCTTCGCCCAGCTCCAGCAGTTCAAGGTCACGTACATGGATTTCAAGGTCAGGGAAGAGTATCTGGTCGAAGAATACATCGGCGGTCCGGAATTCAGCGTCGAGCTGTTCCTGCAGGAGGGAACGCCGGTGTTCGCCGCCGTCACCGAGAAGCGCACTTCGCCGCTGCCTTACTTCGTGGAAGTGCTGCACACGCTGCCGACTTCGGTTCACCGCGAGAGCGAAGCGGCGCTGATCGATACGGCGGTCAGCGCACTCAAGGCGATCGGCCTGGTGAACGGACCGAGCCATGTCGAGGTGAAGCTGTCGGCGGACGGCCCGCGCATCATCGAGGTGAACGGCCGGCCGGGCGGCGACCAGATCTCGTCGGACCTGCTCGTGCAGGCGTTCGGCATCGACATTTTTGCCGCCACGGTGAGTTATTATCTCGGCGAGCCGGTCGAGCCGCTTCTTACCCCCAGCCGGCAGCGTGCCGCCGCCATTGCCTACTTGACGGCGGATCGGGACGGAACCGTGGCGGAGCTCGGCGGACTCGAGGCGTGGAAGGAGAGCCCATACGCGGTGCGCTCGCACCTTGCGGTAAAGCCGGGGGACGAGGTCATCGTGCCCCGCAGCTCCGACGACCGCCTCGGGTATGTCATCACGGCGGCTGACACGCCCCTTGAAGCCAAAGAAGCAGCGCAGGCGCTGACGGCTCGTGTTACAATCACCTATGAGGAGGCGCAGCTGCCTCTGGCGAACGGAACTTAG
- a CDS encoding MFS transporter, translating into MVFSVLKSRQFRNYFLSDIISGFGVGMSTIGANWYLMDRTGSLGAIGFMLTLNVLAGFAISPLVGTLTDRFNRRSIIQGANWARAVLIFALALAFLFTGFHSVYLYLFTIINGMGWTVYMSASRSLVQELLTEKELINGNSLIEISLQVGMFLAGAASGILYKYYGFEFILILNAAAFVVSSLFLSRVRYTPLPVENKGESFFANFKEGLRYLKERPPVFLLGVVSIIPVVAVMIFNVVLPGYVNGPVQGDSVVFGLSDMFYGIGGLLSGFAAAPLARKLSNQGAITLFFLLASGILFAWAFSASVTLLYLGSVLLGLSNSSLRIIINTRLMETVSKSFMGRAMSVWIAISLLLQCVSATGLGVVLDRVAPGFGFAGIGALMLAGLVLYFVVAYVLKPLGAAGQGQNATLEP; encoded by the coding sequence ATGGTATTTAGCGTACTGAAGTCGCGGCAGTTCCGTAACTACTTCCTGTCGGATATCATCAGCGGTTTCGGGGTCGGCATGAGCACGATCGGGGCCAACTGGTATCTCATGGACCGCACCGGGTCGCTCGGCGCCATCGGCTTCATGCTGACGCTGAATGTCCTCGCCGGGTTCGCCATCTCGCCTTTGGTCGGCACGCTGACGGACCGCTTCAACCGCCGCAGCATCATCCAGGGCGCCAACTGGGCCCGCGCGGTGCTGATTTTTGCGCTTGCTCTGGCATTCCTGTTCACGGGCTTTCATTCCGTTTATCTCTATCTCTTCACGATTATCAACGGCATGGGCTGGACCGTCTATATGTCGGCCTCCCGCAGCCTCGTGCAGGAGCTGCTCACGGAGAAGGAGCTCATTAACGGCAATTCGCTTATCGAGATCTCGCTGCAGGTCGGCATGTTCCTGGCCGGGGCGGCCTCGGGGATTCTCTACAAATATTACGGCTTCGAATTCATCCTTATCCTGAATGCCGCCGCGTTCGTGGTCTCTTCGCTCTTCCTCTCCCGCGTCCGGTATACTCCGCTGCCCGTGGAGAACAAGGGCGAATCCTTCTTCGCCAATTTCAAGGAAGGGCTGCGCTACCTCAAAGAACGGCCGCCCGTCTTCCTGCTCGGCGTCGTGTCCATCATCCCGGTGGTCGCCGTCATGATCTTCAACGTGGTGCTCCCCGGCTATGTGAACGGTCCGGTGCAGGGCGATTCCGTGGTGTTCGGTCTCTCCGATATGTTCTATGGCATCGGCGGTCTGCTATCCGGATTCGCAGCCGCTCCGCTCGCACGCAAGCTCTCGAACCAGGGCGCGATTACGCTGTTCTTCCTGCTGGCGTCCGGCATTCTGTTCGCCTGGGCCTTCAGCGCTTCCGTGACGCTCCTGTATCTCGGCAGCGTGCTGCTCGGCCTCAGCAATTCGTCGCTGCGAATCATTATTAACACCCGGCTGATGGAGACGGTCTCGAAGTCGTTCATGGGCCGGGCGATGTCCGTCTGGATTGCGATCTCGCTGCTGCTGCAGTGCGTGTCGGCCACAGGTCTGGGCGTCGTGCTGGACCGGGTGGCGCCGGGCTTCGGCTTTGCGGGCATCGGCGCCTTGATGCTTGCCGGACTGGTGCTGTACTTTGTGGTTGCTTATGTACTGAAGCCGCTTGGAGCCGCGGGACAGGGACAGAACGCCACGTTGGAGCCATAG
- a CDS encoding transketolase family protein, giving the protein MSLSSREAYKAELTELARNDGRIICMEADLGGKNHVFQADHPDRFFNIGIAEAAGIDMAAGLAEAGFVPFFSTFASFAALRAAESIKLAMGYMGKNIKIAAAYGGVSGGWFGTTHHCLEDIAVLQSFQHVRIACPHGEEETRRVIREAAASPEPYYIRLARNDGFRSLERPTGSSAREILYQGGKREGAQLCLISVGEQATEICARLAEENPDLLHAHLVYVDSPSLKRYAEELRTLSGTFLVVEEHRGTGGTASYLSLLLPECRVYSHDCGEEWPVYGGTHAEVLEQLGFGLPGLRRQAAAIGGHHGI; this is encoded by the coding sequence ATGAGTCTATCGAGCAGAGAAGCCTACAAGGCGGAGCTGACGGAGCTTGCGCGCAATGACGGCAGGATCATCTGCATGGAAGCGGATCTCGGGGGCAAGAACCATGTGTTCCAGGCGGATCACCCGGACCGCTTCTTCAATATCGGCATCGCGGAAGCGGCCGGGATCGACATGGCGGCGGGGCTGGCGGAGGCGGGGTTTGTGCCGTTTTTCTCCACGTTCGCTTCGTTCGCTGCGCTGAGAGCGGCCGAGAGCATCAAGCTGGCCATGGGCTATATGGGCAAAAATATCAAGATCGCCGCCGCTTACGGAGGCGTATCCGGCGGCTGGTTCGGCACGACGCACCACTGCCTGGAGGATATCGCCGTCCTGCAGTCGTTCCAGCATGTACGGATCGCCTGCCCCCACGGCGAGGAAGAGACCCGGCGGGTCATCCGGGAAGCGGCGGCCTCCCCCGAGCCTTATTATATCCGGCTCGCCCGCAATGACGGCTTCCGCAGCCTGGAGCGGCCGACTGGAAGCAGTGCGCGCGAGATTCTCTACCAGGGGGGGAAGCGGGAAGGAGCGCAGCTGTGCCTGATCTCGGTAGGCGAACAGGCGACGGAAATCTGCGCCAGGCTGGCTGAAGAGAACCCGGACCTGCTTCACGCCCACCTGGTCTACGTGGACAGCCCATCCTTGAAGCGCTATGCGGAAGAGCTGCGGACGTTGTCCGGCACCTTCCTCGTCGTGGAGGAGCACCGGGGCACCGGAGGAACGGCATCCTATCTCTCGCTGCTGCTGCCGGAGTGCCGGGTGTACTCCCACGACTGCGGCGAGGAGTGGCCGGTCTACGGGGGCACGCACGCGGAGGTGCTGGAGCAGCTCGGCTTCGGGCTTCCCGGACTGAGGCGGCAGGCGGCTGCGATCGGAGGGCATCATGGTATTTAG
- a CDS encoding 1-deoxy-D-xylulose-5-phosphate synthase N-terminal domain-containing protein, producing the protein MDALITAGDRREDLTARLPELAREARRLIIDMAAGPTGCHIGGSLSVIDLLLAVFAKFGSGPPHAVVLSKGHSAAALYAALHVHGVIAENPAETYGRSGSLFTGHPNHKLPGIPFATGSLGHGIPYAAGWALAQRLKGTGGLGIAVGGDGELQEGLVWETAQIVQAKGIANFIYIVDVNGGQNDGLLEEISPVPRLRERFEAFGFHVRELDGHDYGEILHAVEPPPDRPLAVLARTVKGKGVRAIEGNPDAHYAKIPEKTAEKWKRSLS; encoded by the coding sequence ATGGATGCGCTGATTACTGCGGGAGACCGGCGCGAGGACCTGACAGCCAGGCTGCCGGAGCTGGCCAGGGAGGCCCGGCGGCTGATCATCGACATGGCGGCGGGTCCGACCGGCTGCCATATCGGCGGCAGCCTGTCGGTGATCGACCTGCTGTTGGCCGTCTTCGCCAAGTTCGGGAGCGGGCCCCCGCACGCGGTCGTGCTCAGCAAGGGCCATTCGGCGGCGGCCCTGTATGCGGCCCTCCACGTGCACGGCGTCATCGCGGAGAACCCCGCGGAGACCTACGGCCGCAGCGGCTCGCTGTTCACGGGGCACCCGAACCACAAGCTGCCGGGCATCCCGTTTGCCACGGGCAGCCTGGGCCACGGCATCCCGTATGCGGCCGGCTGGGCGCTCGCCCAGCGGCTCAAGGGCACCGGCGGCCTTGGCATTGCGGTCGGCGGAGACGGCGAGCTGCAGGAGGGGCTCGTGTGGGAGACCGCCCAGATCGTGCAGGCGAAGGGGATCGCCAATTTCATCTATATCGTGGATGTCAACGGAGGCCAGAACGACGGCCTGCTGGAGGAGATTTCCCCGGTTCCCCGTCTGAGGGAGCGCTTCGAAGCGTTCGGCTTCCACGTCAGGGAGCTGGACGGGCATGATTACGGAGAGATCCTGCATGCGGTGGAGCCCCCGCCGGACCGCCCGCTTGCCGTGCTCGCCCGCACGGTCAAGGGCAAGGGGGTCCGGGCGATCGAAGGCAACCCCGATGCCCACTATGCCAAAATTCCGGAGAAGACGGCCGAGAAATGGAAAAGGAGCCTGTCATGA
- a CDS encoding M20/M25/M40 family metallo-hydrolase — MDNLYVIKLGSSTVLNRPEIFGEIRRISERGGRVLLVAGGAEGIKRKYEQLGREMPFLTLPSGDEVRYCAPEEMPVIRAAYHEIILAEAAAALREQGLSVFAQVGGDNRVVTGTKAKPLKAVKDGRTLIVRDSLFGSYAGAHTAFLHSALDAYDVVILTPPIYDPALGDYINIDADVLAAHLAVDLGAQHLRFVTGTPGILQDIEDAGSTIRHVYPGEELPWVQGRMKQKVRAAAIALEQGAGDVCITGPHTLEGGGRTWFWNFPREAEEAGVGLLSKVSRIPSASYDEHELASFLLQEVRYPGVTGFIDEAGNIVFRRGSGPRTLLLLGHIDTVPYQWQAANDEAGLTGRGVVDAKGSFVNFIHMLGEAEVPGDGTLLVIGAVEEEVSSSKGALHVRDHYAADAVIIGEPSGENSLTLGYYGLFKLEITVSRLQEHTAAKDSVSVIDELYAAADTIRRRVKEIDPDSLSSLIDVKHTNQKGLLSITGTLNFRISPAAGRDYSRSIALDDLGEDVRVEVLRATPGYANGRSDPLVKSFVRSFAKEGRTVHYIKKRGTSDMNTLAATWDGVPMVAYGPGDSSLDHTNREYLHFAEVLSSRTILREAVNEWFRLGGGV; from the coding sequence ATGGACAACCTCTATGTGATCAAGCTTGGCAGCAGCACCGTGCTGAACCGGCCGGAGATCTTCGGCGAGATCCGGCGGATCTCGGAGCGCGGCGGCCGCGTGCTGCTCGTCGCGGGCGGGGCGGAGGGCATCAAGCGCAAGTACGAGCAGCTTGGCCGGGAGATGCCCTTCCTGACTCTTCCGAGCGGCGATGAGGTACGCTACTGCGCACCGGAGGAGATGCCGGTGATCCGGGCGGCTTATCACGAGATCATCCTCGCGGAAGCCGCGGCCGCCCTGCGGGAGCAGGGGCTGAGCGTGTTCGCCCAGGTCGGCGGGGACAACCGGGTCGTCACGGGGACGAAAGCGAAGCCGCTCAAAGCCGTTAAAGACGGCCGGACCCTGATCGTCCGCGATTCGCTGTTCGGCAGCTACGCCGGAGCCCATACCGCTTTCCTGCATTCGGCGCTGGACGCTTACGATGTCGTCATCCTGACGCCGCCGATCTACGATCCGGCGCTCGGGGATTACATCAATATCGATGCGGATGTGCTCGCCGCCCATCTCGCGGTGGATCTCGGCGCGCAGCACCTGCGCTTTGTCACCGGCACGCCTGGGATCCTGCAGGATATCGAAGATGCCGGATCGACGATCCGGCATGTGTATCCGGGCGAGGAGCTGCCCTGGGTCCAAGGCAGGATGAAGCAGAAGGTGCGTGCCGCCGCCATCGCGCTGGAGCAGGGGGCGGGCGACGTATGCATCACCGGGCCTCATACGCTCGAAGGCGGCGGCCGGACCTGGTTCTGGAACTTCCCGCGGGAGGCGGAAGAGGCCGGGGTGGGCCTGCTCTCGAAGGTGAGCCGGATTCCCTCAGCTTCGTACGACGAGCATGAGCTGGCCTCGTTCCTCCTTCAGGAAGTGCGCTATCCCGGCGTGACGGGCTTCATCGACGAGGCGGGTAATATCGTGTTCCGCCGGGGCAGCGGCCCCCGCACGCTCCTGCTGCTCGGGCATATCGACACTGTGCCTTACCAGTGGCAGGCGGCGAATGACGAAGCGGGCCTGACAGGCCGAGGCGTTGTGGATGCGAAGGGAAGCTTCGTCAACTTCATCCACATGCTTGGCGAAGCCGAAGTGCCCGGGGACGGGACGCTGCTCGTGATCGGAGCGGTGGAGGAGGAGGTCTCCTCCTCCAAAGGCGCCCTCCACGTCAGGGACCATTATGCGGCGGATGCCGTGATCATCGGCGAACCGAGCGGGGAGAACAGCCTGACCCTCGGTTACTACGGTCTGTTCAAGCTGGAGATCACCGTCTCCCGGCTGCAGGAACACACGGCCGCCAAGGACAGCGTCAGTGTGATCGACGAGCTGTACGCCGCGGCGGACACGATCCGCCGCCGGGTTAAGGAAATCGACCCGGATTCCCTGTCATCGCTGATCGACGTTAAACATACAAATCAGAAGGGATTACTGAGCATTACAGGCACGCTGAATTTCCGGATCTCACCTGCGGCAGGCCGGGACTACAGCCGAAGCATCGCGCTGGACGATCTTGGAGAAGACGTACGCGTGGAGGTGCTGCGGGCCACACCCGGCTATGCCAACGGGCGGAGCGACCCCCTTGTCAAGAGCTTCGTCCGAAGCTTCGCCAAGGAAGGACGGACGGTACATTACATCAAGAAGCGCGGCACGAGCGATATGAACACGCTGGCGGCCACGTGGGACGGCGTGCCGATGGTGGCTTACGGTCCCGGGGATTCGAGTCTCGATCATACGAACCGGGAGTACCTGCATTTCGCCGAAGTCCTGTCGTCCCGGACGATCCTGAGAGAAGCCGTGAACGAATGGTTCCGGCTCGGAGGAGGGGTGTAG
- the argC gene encoding N-acetyl-gamma-glutamyl-phosphate reductase — protein MSAVEPKTLRAAIVGGSGFTGAELYRLLGRHPQIRVDFISSESKAGLPVDRYFISSLHKKQPGSLKFRKLEELEGPYDLIFTCLPTGSLPRFIEGVAGQTDRIFNLSGDYRISDPDLLQRHYPETLKYGVPGGSHYFIPEFSEINRDARLVNLPGCMAVASIYSLYPLAAHDLIEPRVVTDAKTGSSGAGKASSETHAERAHNFRPHKVHGHRHKPEIEHALKGHLGREIELQFSTFSLDLPRGILVTSYTQLKEGVTEVDVRKAFYSTYASKPFIHYFNSKNGPHGPMIKTVTGTNLAEVGAYVDGRSCVSIASIDNLIKGAAGQAVQAANLYFGLPEEAGLEYTAEGAWP, from the coding sequence ATGAGTGCTGTGGAACCGAAGACGTTAAGGGCCGCCATTGTCGGCGGCAGCGGATTCACCGGGGCGGAGCTATACCGGCTGCTGGGACGGCATCCGCAGATCCGCGTGGATTTCATTTCCTCGGAATCCAAGGCCGGCCTGCCGGTGGATCGTTATTTTATCTCCTCGTTACATAAGAAACAACCGGGTTCCTTGAAATTCCGCAAGCTCGAGGAGCTCGAAGGGCCCTATGACCTCATCTTCACCTGCCTGCCCACCGGGAGCCTCCCCCGGTTCATCGAAGGAGTGGCGGGCCAGACGGACAGGATCTTCAACCTCAGCGGGGATTACCGGATCTCGGACCCCGATCTGCTGCAGCGGCATTACCCTGAGACCCTGAAATACGGGGTCCCGGGGGGCAGCCACTACTTCATCCCGGAGTTCAGCGAGATCAACCGGGATGCGAGACTCGTCAATCTGCCCGGCTGCATGGCGGTGGCGAGCATCTACTCCCTGTATCCGCTGGCCGCCCACGATCTGATCGAGCCCCGGGTGGTCACCGATGCGAAGACCGGCTCCAGCGGGGCCGGCAAGGCCAGCTCCGAGACCCACGCGGAGCGCGCACACAACTTCCGGCCGCATAAGGTGCACGGTCACCGGCACAAGCCGGAGATCGAGCATGCCCTGAAGGGACACCTCGGCCGGGAGATCGAGCTGCAGTTCTCCACCTTCAGCCTCGATCTGCCCCGGGGGATCCTGGTCACCTCTTACACGCAGCTGAAGGAAGGGGTGACCGAGGTGGATGTCCGCAAGGCCTTCTACAGCACGTACGCCTCCAAGCCCTTCATTCATTACTTCAATTCAAAGAACGGACCCCACGGGCCGATGATCAAGACCGTCACGGGCACGAATCTGGCGGAAGTCGGCGCTTATGTCGACGGCCGCAGCTGCGTCTCGATCGCCAGCATCGACAACCTGATCAAAGGGGCGGCCGGGCAGGCGGTCCAGGCGGCCAATCTGTATTTCGGCTTGCCCGAGGAGGCCGGGCTGGAGTACACAGCGGAAGGGGCGTGGCCTTGA